A genomic window from Dechloromonas sp. A34 includes:
- a CDS encoding ankyrin repeat domain-containing protein, with translation MQASGKNQTTSALQNAIVQGCLEAVIAALDAGADIEAPDIQGFGGLPLRSACFHGHIPIVVELLKRGADIHALNYEGIGAPVRTAVRGGQPETVRLLLEHGADLPLGVSLGLSHEEVFKAQLVAAICQQSRLDESSRPADSQPDHQIKEFFVSQEELDRLFGKREKSVRA, from the coding sequence TTGCAAGCATCCGGCAAAAATCAGACGACCAGCGCGCTCCAGAACGCCATCGTGCAGGGCTGCCTGGAGGCAGTGATCGCCGCCCTCGACGCCGGGGCGGATATCGAGGCACCCGATATCCAGGGCTTTGGCGGGCTTCCATTGCGCAGCGCATGTTTTCACGGACACATCCCGATCGTGGTCGAGCTGTTGAAACGCGGCGCCGATATTCATGCACTCAATTACGAAGGCATTGGGGCGCCGGTGCGCACGGCAGTGCGCGGCGGACAGCCGGAAACCGTGCGCCTGCTACTCGAGCACGGTGCCGATCTGCCGCTGGGAGTCAGCCTTGGCCTGAGCCATGAAGAAGTATTCAAGGCCCAACTGGTCGCCGCGATCTGCCAGCAAAGCCGTCTGGACGAGTCTTCCCGCCCGGCGGATTCCCAGCCTGACCATCAGATCAAGGAATTTTTCGTCTCCCAGGAAGAACTCGATCGCCTGTTCGGCAAACGGGAAAAATCTGTCAGAGCCTAA
- the gcvA gene encoding transcriptional regulator GcvA, which produces MAYRLPPLSTFRTFEAAARHLSFRKAADELHVTPAAVSQQIKSLETYLGFSLFQRLPKALQLTDEGLAMYPKVRDGMDSFAAAIESTRRSASLALNVTAPPSFATRWLVPRLARFSLAHAEVAIRISSNPENIDGPQTALEMTVEASDPRHEASEVAIRFGTGNYPGYQVEKILTPDYVLVCSPRLLDGEAPLRTPDDLIDQILIHDESIPDPEQRPSWHEWFKLAGVSGVDIERGPRFSNSILAQEAAVEGQGVALALRPQVEAEVTAGRLLIPFATTLPSAYAYYLVIPQAIAERPVVSAFKNWLQAEADSYA; this is translated from the coding sequence GTGGCCTATCGCCTTCCCCCGCTCTCCACATTCCGAACCTTTGAAGCCGCTGCCCGCCATCTCAGCTTCAGGAAGGCGGCGGACGAGTTGCACGTGACACCGGCCGCGGTCAGCCAGCAAATCAAGAGCCTGGAAACCTATCTAGGCTTTTCGCTGTTTCAACGCCTGCCGAAGGCGCTGCAACTGACCGACGAAGGTCTGGCGATGTATCCCAAGGTCAGGGATGGCATGGACAGTTTCGCCGCCGCCATCGAGAGCACCCGGCGCAGCGCCAGCCTGGCCCTGAATGTCACCGCCCCGCCCTCGTTCGCCACGCGCTGGCTGGTGCCCCGACTGGCCCGTTTTTCCCTGGCCCATGCCGAGGTCGCGATCCGCATTTCGAGCAATCCGGAAAATATCGATGGCCCGCAGACGGCGCTCGAGATGACCGTCGAAGCCAGCGACCCGCGCCATGAAGCCAGTGAAGTGGCAATCCGCTTTGGCACCGGCAACTATCCCGGTTATCAGGTGGAGAAAATACTGACGCCGGACTATGTGCTGGTCTGCAGCCCGCGCCTGCTGGACGGTGAAGCGCCGCTACGCACGCCCGACGATCTGATCGATCAGATCCTGATCCACGACGAATCGATTCCCGACCCGGAGCAGCGGCCAAGCTGGCATGAGTGGTTCAAGCTCGCCGGGGTCAGCGGCGTCGACATCGAGCGCGGCCCGCGCTTTTCTAATTCCATCCTGGCCCAGGAGGCGGCGGTCGAAGGCCAGGGCGTGGCCCTCGCTCTCAGGCCGCAGGTGGAAGCCGAAGTAACCGCCGGGCGCCTGTTGATCCCGTTTGCCACTACCCTGCCTTCGGCCTACGCCTACTATCTCGTCATTCCCCAAGCCATTGCCGAACGCCCCGTGGTCAGCGCTTTCAAGAATTGGCTGCAGGCCGAAGCCGATAGCTACGCATAG
- a CDS encoding tetratricopeptide repeat protein: MSAPVLMVRGTLRQYRHDFSGALADYAAAQEQDADLAGAHAWRGAIYLVQADYTAAEKECAALRRLGRTVLFGGCAGLTLAYTGHLDQAYRTLQQALAASSDDDHRLWLHTRLGEVAAWQGQFATAEGHYRQALAIGRDDGYLLAAWCDFLLDRNRPAAVVDQLAAWESSDGLLLRLAEAETRLKLPAATAHRQALDDRFAAARRRGDTTHRAEEARFYLRLKNDAKTAVALAAENYRVQREPRDARILLEAASAAGDADAARPVLDWLQASGFEDAGLRQLARQLSQSGAVR; the protein is encoded by the coding sequence TTGTCGGCACCGGTGCTGATGGTGCGCGGCACGCTACGCCAGTACCGCCACGACTTTTCCGGCGCCCTCGCCGACTATGCTGCGGCCCAGGAACAGGATGCCGATCTGGCCGGCGCGCATGCCTGGCGGGGAGCGATCTATCTGGTCCAGGCCGACTACACGGCGGCCGAAAAGGAGTGCGCCGCCTTGCGGCGGCTTGGGCGCACCGTGCTCTTTGGCGGCTGCGCCGGTTTGACGCTGGCCTACACCGGCCACCTGGACCAGGCTTACCGGACCTTGCAGCAGGCACTCGCCGCCAGCAGCGACGACGACCATCGCCTGTGGCTGCACACCCGGCTCGGCGAAGTCGCCGCCTGGCAGGGGCAGTTCGCCACGGCCGAGGGGCACTATCGGCAGGCACTGGCCATCGGCCGCGACGACGGCTACCTGCTCGCCGCGTGGTGCGACTTTCTGCTCGACCGCAACCGTCCGGCCGCAGTTGTCGACCAGCTCGCCGCCTGGGAATCCTCGGATGGGCTGCTGCTGCGCCTGGCCGAGGCCGAGACCCGGCTCAAGCTGCCAGCCGCCACCGCCCACCGCCAGGCGCTGGATGACCGCTTCGCCGCCGCCCGGCGGCGCGGCGACACCACCCACCGCGCCGAAGAGGCCCGTTTCTATTTGCGCCTGAAAAACGACGCCAAAACGGCCGTCGCGCTGGCCGCGGAAAACTACCGCGTCCAGAGGGAGCCGCGCGACGCCCGCATCCTGCTTGAGGCGGCTAGCGCCGCCGGCGACGCCGACGCCGCCCGGCCGGTGCTCGACTGGCTGCAGGCAAGCGGCTTCGAAGACGCCGGCCTGCGCCAGCTCGCCCGCCAACTGAGCCAATCCGGGGCAGTGCGATGA
- a CDS encoding HupE/UreJ family protein: MSCRRLLFIALFCAHFSAWAHKASDSYLVIDARGSEVIAQWDIALRDIDFAIGLDGDGNGEITWGELRTRQANVAAWALSRLEVQRGGPCPLKLTALQVDTHTDGGYAVLHLAGACPASAGDLQLGYRLLFDLDGLHRGLLRLTVDGTTHSAVLSPTSGTLRFGPDAVSRLTQFRQYLVEGIWHIWIGFDHILFLLALLLPAVLVHTKEGWRGVARFGAAWREVLWVVTSFTAAHSITLSLAALGVLALPSRLVESAIALSVVLAAANNLYPVVAHRRWVVAFGFGLIHGFGFASVLSELGLPADSLVLSLVGFNLGVEVGQLAIVAGFLPLAFVLRHSAFYRRGVFVWGSLFTVLVAALWLIERAFDLKLLSR, from the coding sequence ATGAGCTGCCGCCGGCTGTTGTTCATCGCCCTGTTCTGCGCGCACTTCTCCGCATGGGCGCACAAGGCCAGCGACAGTTACCTGGTGATCGACGCCCGTGGTTCGGAAGTCATCGCGCAGTGGGACATCGCCTTGCGCGACATCGACTTCGCGATCGGCCTGGACGGCGACGGCAACGGGGAAATCACCTGGGGCGAATTGCGCACCCGGCAAGCCAACGTCGCGGCCTGGGCGCTGAGTCGCCTCGAAGTGCAGCGCGGCGGACCGTGCCCCCTGAAACTGACGGCGCTGCAGGTCGATACCCATACCGACGGCGGCTATGCCGTGCTCCATCTCGCCGGTGCCTGCCCGGCTTCCGCGGGCGATCTGCAACTGGGCTACCGGCTGCTCTTCGACCTCGATGGCCTGCACCGCGGCCTGTTGCGCCTGACGGTGGATGGCACGACCCACAGCGCGGTGCTATCCCCGACCAGCGGCACCCTGCGCTTCGGCCCGGACGCCGTCTCCCGCCTGACGCAGTTCAGGCAATACCTGGTAGAAGGCATCTGGCACATCTGGATCGGCTTCGACCACATCCTGTTCCTGCTCGCCCTGCTGCTGCCGGCCGTTCTCGTCCACACCAAGGAGGGCTGGCGCGGCGTCGCCCGCTTCGGCGCAGCCTGGCGCGAGGTGCTCTGGGTGGTGACCTCGTTCACCGCCGCCCACTCGATCACCCTGTCGCTGGCCGCCCTCGGCGTGCTCGCCCTGCCCTCGCGCCTGGTCGAGTCGGCCATCGCCCTTTCGGTCGTGCTCGCCGCCGCCAACAACCTCTACCCGGTGGTGGCGCACCGCCGCTGGGTGGTGGCTTTCGGCTTCGGATTGATCCACGGCTTCGGCTTCGCCAGCGTGCTGAGCGAACTCGGCCTGCCCGCCGATTCCCTTGTGCTGTCCCTGGTCGGCTTCAATCTCGGGGTCGAGGTCGGGCAACTGGCGATCGTCGCCGGCTTTCTGCCGCTTGCCTTCGTACTGCGCCACTCGGCGTTCTACCGGCGCGGCGTTTTCGTCTGGGGCTCGCTATTCACGGTGCTGGTCGCCGCCCTCTGGCTGATCGAACGGGCCTTCGACCTAAAGCTGCTCAGCCGTTGA
- the hemG gene encoding menaquinone-dependent protoporphyrinogen IX dehydrogenase: MTNILIVYSTTDGHTLAICRVLEQVVERHGLAVTLAEIGDAERLDLAAFDKIVIGASIRYGRHSQQVLDFVGRHQAMLDARPNAFFSVNIVARKPEKNRPETNPYLLKFLRQISWHPRQLAVFAGKLDYPRYRFVDRLMIRFIMLLTHGPTDPRTVVEFTDWQAVEAFGHTLAEM; this comes from the coding sequence ATGACCAATATTCTGATCGTCTATTCCACAACCGACGGCCACACCCTGGCCATCTGCCGAGTACTCGAGCAGGTGGTCGAGCGCCATGGCCTGGCGGTGACGCTGGCCGAGATCGGCGATGCGGAACGGCTCGACCTGGCCGCTTTCGACAAGATCGTGATCGGCGCCAGCATCCGTTATGGTCGGCACAGCCAGCAGGTCTTGGATTTCGTCGGCCGCCACCAGGCGATGCTCGATGCCCGGCCGAACGCCTTCTTCTCGGTCAACATCGTCGCCCGCAAGCCAGAGAAGAATCGGCCGGAAACCAACCCCTACCTGCTCAAGTTTCTCCGCCAAATATCCTGGCATCCACGCCAACTGGCGGTTTTCGCCGGCAAACTGGACTATCCGCGCTATCGCTTCGTCGATCGCCTGATGATCCGTTTCATCATGCTGCTCACCCACGGCCCGACGGACCCGCGCACCGTCGTCGAGTTCACCGACTGGCAGGCGGTGGAAGCCTTCGGCCACACCCTCGCCGAGATGTAG
- a CDS encoding DUF2721 domain-containing protein: METHLTDIAHVIQLSVAPVFLLTAISTLIGGMNTRLGRIIDRRRVVTEMHANSEMAIADSLELLLLARRRHLIYLAILFAVIAALLVCFVVAGAFIGALMAADLTRLVAALFILAMGSMIAALSLFLREIYLAVSAGSR, from the coding sequence ATGGAAACTCACCTCACCGATATCGCGCACGTCATCCAGCTTTCTGTGGCGCCGGTATTTCTTCTCACCGCGATCTCGACCTTGATTGGCGGAATGAATACCCGCCTTGGCCGAATTATCGACAGGCGCCGGGTGGTGACTGAGATGCATGCAAACAGTGAAATGGCTATCGCGGACAGCCTAGAACTGCTGTTGTTGGCAAGGCGTCGCCACCTGATTTACCTGGCGATCTTGTTCGCGGTCATTGCCGCACTTCTGGTTTGCTTTGTCGTGGCAGGAGCATTTATTGGCGCGCTGATGGCTGCTGATCTCACGCGGCTGGTTGCCGCGCTGTTCATTCTGGCAATGGGATCGATGATCGCAGCGCTCTCCCTTTTCCTGCGGGAGATTTATCTCGCGGTCAGCGCCGGCTCGCGATAG